Proteins found in one Aethina tumida isolate Nest 87 chromosome 1, icAetTumi1.1, whole genome shotgun sequence genomic segment:
- the LOC109594327 gene encoding retinaldehyde-binding protein 1 isoform X1: protein MFRRSGRTENKMGLGGDNSVEEYICKLNDTDKKRALDELREDDNIREQSLAQMRDWINKHPNIKKCRTDAPFLLRFLRTKKFSVPQSCEMLERYLIIRQIYPQWFRNLDCDDKDLAEIINAGYLVPMLDRDQGRLVLFSCAGKFDPHKFTSAHMIKVHSLVTEALMDDEINQINGYTYVNDESGFSMSHISLWSLTDVRNILRCIQNTTPMRHKANHFLNISPTAIKLIEFAISLLNEKLKSRIFIYKNIEEMYEKIDKKILPKEYGGEVPLSEMLEKFKAYLKEKREKILALDDMYIEIDEKSCPLVSEMNEELGIGIDGSFKKLTVD from the exons ATGTTCAGAAGAAGTGGAAGAACTG AAAACAAGATGGGTTTGGGTGGTGATAACTCCGTAGAAGAATACATTTGCAAATTGAACGATACCGATAAAAAACGAGCTTTAGATGAACTCAGGGAAGATGATAACATCAGGGAGCAATCACTGGCGCAAATGAGAGACTGGATCAACAAACATCCCAACATCAAGAAATGCAGAAcag ATGCACCGTTCCTGTTGCGTTTCCTGCGCACGAAAAAATTCAGTGTACCGCAATCCTGCGAAATGTTGGAACGCTACCTCATCATCCGCCAGATCTACCCGCAATGGTTTAGAAATTTGGACTGTGATGACAAGGACTTGGCTGAAATCATTAATGCTGGGTACTTGGTGCCAATGCTGGACCGAGACCAAGGAAGATTGGTGCTCTTCAGCTGCGCGGGTAAATTTGACCCCCACAAATTCACCTCCGCCCATATGATCAAGGTCCACAGTTTAGTCACGGAGGCTCTGATGGACGacgaaattaatcaaatcaaCGGGTACACTTACGTGAACGATGAGAGTGGCTTTTCCATGTCTCATATCTCCCTTTGGTCTCTCACTGATGTTAGGAATATCTTAAGATGCATCCAA AACACCACTCCAATGAGGCATAAGGCTAACCATTTCTTGAACATCTCTCCTACTGCTATTAAGTTAATCGAATTTGCTATTTCGCTGCTcaatgagaaattgaagagcAGAATTTtc atatataaaaatatagaagaaatgtatgaaaaaataGACAAGAAAATTTTGCCCAAAGAATATGGTGGTGAAGTTCCTTTATCCGAAATGTTGGAGAAGTTTAAAGCATATCTAAAGGAAAAACGTGAGAAAATCTTGGCTCTAGATGACatgtatattgaaattgatgaaaaatctTGTCCATTGGTCTCCGAAATGAACGAAGAACTTGGAATTGGTATCGATGGCAGTTTTAAGAAGTTAACAGTTGATTAA
- the LOC109594327 gene encoding retinaldehyde-binding protein 1 isoform X2: MGLGGDNSVEEYICKLNDTDKKRALDELREDDNIREQSLAQMRDWINKHPNIKKCRTDAPFLLRFLRTKKFSVPQSCEMLERYLIIRQIYPQWFRNLDCDDKDLAEIINAGYLVPMLDRDQGRLVLFSCAGKFDPHKFTSAHMIKVHSLVTEALMDDEINQINGYTYVNDESGFSMSHISLWSLTDVRNILRCIQNTTPMRHKANHFLNISPTAIKLIEFAISLLNEKLKSRIFIYKNIEEMYEKIDKKILPKEYGGEVPLSEMLEKFKAYLKEKREKILALDDMYIEIDEKSCPLVSEMNEELGIGIDGSFKKLTVD, translated from the exons ATGGGTTTGGGTGGTGATAACTCCGTAGAAGAATACATTTGCAAATTGAACGATACCGATAAAAAACGAGCTTTAGATGAACTCAGGGAAGATGATAACATCAGGGAGCAATCACTGGCGCAAATGAGAGACTGGATCAACAAACATCCCAACATCAAGAAATGCAGAAcag ATGCACCGTTCCTGTTGCGTTTCCTGCGCACGAAAAAATTCAGTGTACCGCAATCCTGCGAAATGTTGGAACGCTACCTCATCATCCGCCAGATCTACCCGCAATGGTTTAGAAATTTGGACTGTGATGACAAGGACTTGGCTGAAATCATTAATGCTGGGTACTTGGTGCCAATGCTGGACCGAGACCAAGGAAGATTGGTGCTCTTCAGCTGCGCGGGTAAATTTGACCCCCACAAATTCACCTCCGCCCATATGATCAAGGTCCACAGTTTAGTCACGGAGGCTCTGATGGACGacgaaattaatcaaatcaaCGGGTACACTTACGTGAACGATGAGAGTGGCTTTTCCATGTCTCATATCTCCCTTTGGTCTCTCACTGATGTTAGGAATATCTTAAGATGCATCCAA AACACCACTCCAATGAGGCATAAGGCTAACCATTTCTTGAACATCTCTCCTACTGCTATTAAGTTAATCGAATTTGCTATTTCGCTGCTcaatgagaaattgaagagcAGAATTTtc atatataaaaatatagaagaaatgtatgaaaaaataGACAAGAAAATTTTGCCCAAAGAATATGGTGGTGAAGTTCCTTTATCCGAAATGTTGGAGAAGTTTAAAGCATATCTAAAGGAAAAACGTGAGAAAATCTTGGCTCTAGATGACatgtatattgaaattgatgaaaaatctTGTCCATTGGTCTCCGAAATGAACGAAGAACTTGGAATTGGTATCGATGGCAGTTTTAAGAAGTTAACAGTTGATTAA
- the LOC109594802 gene encoding cuticle protein 21 → MAFKFFAFAAFVTLASAGDVAYDVQPSYAAQPAYASYAPALTTYAAPVAKYAAAPALSYTGLSTPVVQRVAYAAAPAYTQVAPVAKVAYAAPAVKTVVAEPEAPAHYDYGYAVSDPHTGDSKSQQESRRGDVVQGSYSLVEADGTKRTVEYTADPHNGFNAVVHREAVKAVAPVVAKVADPVAKVAYASPTVQAYQVPAVQAYAAPSVHAYAAPAVQAYAAPAVASYSAPAVATYAAPAVASYAAPAVTKYTATPGITYASSPVVAKYAAAPSVTYAAQSAPSYYH, encoded by the exons ATGGCTTTCAAA TTCTTCGCTTTCGCGGCATTCGTAACATTGGCTAGCGCCGGCGACGTAGCTTACGACGTCCAACCGAGCTACGCTGCGCAACCGGCTTACGCAAGCTACGCTCCCGCATTAACAACCTATGCCGCCCCGGTTGCCAAATACGCCGCCGCCCCGGCCCTCTCCTACACCGGACTTTCCACCCCCGTCGTTCAAAGAGTAGCCTACGCCGCCGCTCCAGCTTACACCCAAGTCGCTCCAGTGGCCAAGGTGGCTTACGCAGCTCCCGCCGTTAAGACCGTCGTCGCCGAACCCGAAGCTCCAGCTCACTACGACTACGGCTACGCCGTCAGCGATCCACACACTGGCGACAGCAAATCGCAACAGGAGTCGCGTCGCGGAGACGTCGTTCAGGGAAGCTACTCGCTGGTCGAAGCCGACGGCACTAAACGCACCGTCGAATACACCGCCGATCCGCACAACGGTTTCAATGCGGTTGTACACAGGGAAGCTGTGAAAGCTGTGGCACCGGTTGTTGCGAAGGTCGCTGATCCAGTGGCTAAAGTCGCATACGCCTCCCCAACGGTCCAAGCTTATCAAGTTCCGGCTGTTCAAGCGTATGCCGCTCCATCCGTTCACGCTTATGCAGCTCCAGCTGTTCAAGCTTACGCTGCTCCAGCGGTGGCCAGTTATTCGGCTCCTGCGGTAGCCACATACGCCGCTCCGGCTGTTGCCAGTTATGCTGCTCCAGCCGTAACTAAATATACGGCAACTCCGGGAATTACTTATGCCAGTTCTCCGGTAGTGGCCAAATATGCTGCTGCCCCAAGTGTTACTTATGCCGCACAGTCTGCTCCCTCCTATTATCACTag
- the LOC109594066 gene encoding cuticle protein-like, whose product MKPTLANMAYKLLIVAFCVSLSNAGYETRSPGLGAYATNSKIKNQLSFESYPTHTQAIASPYPSVTTMKVLTPLVYSPEPIPSRIVYDPTQGSHGQDSVSDYRYGYTVEDPNTGDSKSQHETRVGDVVKGSYSVVDADGTKRTVDYTADPHNGFNAVVRREPLHTSA is encoded by the exons ATGAAGCCGACACTTGCAAACATGGCATACAAA ttaCTGATCGTAGCCTTCTGTGTGTCACTCAGCAATGCTGGCTATGAAACTCGATCACCAGGATTGGGAGCTTATGCGACAAACTCGAAgatcaaaaatcaattatctTTCGAGTCTTATCCAACTCATACTCAAGCAATAGCCAGTCCTTATCCGTCCGTAACCACAATGAAAGTGTTAACACCTCTTGTTTACTCACCGGAACCAATTCCATCGAGAATCGTCTATGATCCTACACAAGGTTCTCACGGACAGGACTCAGTGTCGGATTATCGGTACGGATATACGGTTGAAGATCCCAACACTGGTGACAGTAAGTCGCAACACGAAACGCGGGTGGGAGACGTTGTTAAAGGAAGCTATTCCGTTGTTGATGCTGACGGTACCAAAAGAACTGTGGACTACACAGCAGATCCTCATAACGGTTTTAATGCTGTTGTACGCAGGGAACCTTTGCATACAAGcgcataa